In the genome of Loxodonta africana isolate mLoxAfr1 chromosome 16, mLoxAfr1.hap2, whole genome shotgun sequence, one region contains:
- the SMNDC1 gene encoding survival of motor neuron-related-splicing factor 30 isoform X2, translating to MSEDLAKQLASYKAQLQQVEAALSGNGENEDLLKLKKDLQEVIELTKDLLSTQPSETLASSDSFASTQPTHSWKVGDKCMAIWSEDGQCYEAEIEEIDEENGTAAITFAGYGNAEVTPLLNLKPVEEGRKAKEDSGNKPMSKKEMLAQQREYKKKKALKKAQRIKELEQEREDQKVKWQQFNNRAYSKNKKGQVKRSIFASPESVTGKVGVGTCGIADKPMTQYQDTSKYNVRHLMPQ from the exons atgTCAGAGGATCTAGCAAAGCAGCTGGCAAGCTATAAAGCTCAACTCCAGCAAGTCGAAGCTGCATTATCTGGAAATGGAGAAAATGAAGATTTGCTAAAATTGAAAAAAGATTTACAG gaAGTTATAGAACTAACCAAAGACCTTCTTTCAACTCAACCTTCGGAAACTCTTGCAAGTTCAGACAGTTTTGCTTCTACACAGCCTACTCATTCATGGAAAGTAGGAGACAAGTGTATGGCAATCTGGAGTGAAGATGGACA GTGTTATGAAGCAGAGATTGAGGAGATAGATGAAGAAAATGGCACCGCTGCAATCACCTTTGCTGGCTATGGTAATGCTGAAGTGACTCCACTGTTGAACCTCAAGCCtgtagaagaaggaaggaaggcaaaGGAGGACAGTGGCAACAAACCCATGTCGAA AAAAGAAATGCTTGCCCAGCAGCGtgaatataaaaagaagaaagcttTGAAAAAAGCACAGAGAATAAAAGAACTTGAGCAGGAAAGAGAGGACCAGAAGGTGAAATGGCAACAATTCAACAATAGAGCctattctaaaaacaaaaaaggccaG GTAAAGAGGAGTATTTTTGCTTCACCTGAGAGTGTAACTGGCAAAGTTGGAGTAGGAACTTGTGGAATTGCTGATAAACCTATGACACAGTATCAGGATACCTCTAAATACAACGTTAGGCATTTGATGCCTCAATAA
- the SMNDC1 gene encoding survival of motor neuron-related-splicing factor 30 isoform X1, giving the protein MFIIFRIHCLQVCGLAHNFELKVKMSEDLAKQLASYKAQLQQVEAALSGNGENEDLLKLKKDLQEVIELTKDLLSTQPSETLASSDSFASTQPTHSWKVGDKCMAIWSEDGQCYEAEIEEIDEENGTAAITFAGYGNAEVTPLLNLKPVEEGRKAKEDSGNKPMSKKEMLAQQREYKKKKALKKAQRIKELEQEREDQKVKWQQFNNRAYSKNKKGQVKRSIFASPESVTGKVGVGTCGIADKPMTQYQDTSKYNVRHLMPQ; this is encoded by the exons ATGTTTATAATCTTCagaatccattgccttcaagtttgTGGTTTGGCTCACAACTTTGAACTAAAAGTAAAG atgTCAGAGGATCTAGCAAAGCAGCTGGCAAGCTATAAAGCTCAACTCCAGCAAGTCGAAGCTGCATTATCTGGAAATGGAGAAAATGAAGATTTGCTAAAATTGAAAAAAGATTTACAG gaAGTTATAGAACTAACCAAAGACCTTCTTTCAACTCAACCTTCGGAAACTCTTGCAAGTTCAGACAGTTTTGCTTCTACACAGCCTACTCATTCATGGAAAGTAGGAGACAAGTGTATGGCAATCTGGAGTGAAGATGGACA GTGTTATGAAGCAGAGATTGAGGAGATAGATGAAGAAAATGGCACCGCTGCAATCACCTTTGCTGGCTATGGTAATGCTGAAGTGACTCCACTGTTGAACCTCAAGCCtgtagaagaaggaaggaaggcaaaGGAGGACAGTGGCAACAAACCCATGTCGAA AAAAGAAATGCTTGCCCAGCAGCGtgaatataaaaagaagaaagcttTGAAAAAAGCACAGAGAATAAAAGAACTTGAGCAGGAAAGAGAGGACCAGAAGGTGAAATGGCAACAATTCAACAATAGAGCctattctaaaaacaaaaaaggccaG GTAAAGAGGAGTATTTTTGCTTCACCTGAGAGTGTAACTGGCAAAGTTGGAGTAGGAACTTGTGGAATTGCTGATAAACCTATGACACAGTATCAGGATACCTCTAAATACAACGTTAGGCATTTGATGCCTCAATAA